DNA sequence from the Acipenser ruthenus chromosome 8, fAciRut3.2 maternal haplotype, whole genome shotgun sequence genome:
CAGCCATGTTCACTGTGATTGCAGTGCCACTCTGCAGCCATGTTCACTGTGATTGCAGTGCCACTCTGCCACCGTGTTCACTGTGATTACAGTGCCACTCTGCCACCGTGTTCACTGTGATTACAGTGCCACTCTCCCACCGTGTTCACTGTGATTACAGTGCAACTCTGCAGCCATGTTCACTGTTATTGCAGTGCAACTCTGCAGCCATGTTCACTGTGATTGCAGTGCCACTCTGCAGCCATGTTCACTGTGATTGCAGTGCCACTCTGCCACCGTGTTCACTGTGATTACAGTGCAACTCTGCCACCGTGTTCACTGTGATTACAGTGCAACTCTGCAGCCATGTTCACTGTGATTGCAGTGCCACTCTGCCGCCGTGTTCACTGTGATTACAGTGCAACTCTGCAGCCATGTTCACTGTTATTGCAGTGCAACTCTGCAGCCATGTTCACTGTGATTGCAGTGCCACTCTGCAGCCATGTTCACTGTGATTGCAGTGCCACTCTGCCACCATGTTCACTGTGATTACAGTGCCACTCTGCCACCGTGTTCACTGTGATTACAGTGCCACTCTGCCACCGTGTTCACTGTGATTACAGTGCCACTCTGCCACCGTGTTCACTGTGATTACAGTGCAACTCTGCAGCCATGTTCACTGTGATTACAGTGCAACTCTGCAGCCATGTTCACTGTGATTACAGTGCAACTCTGCAGCCATGTTCACTGTGATTGCAGTGCAACTCTGCAGCCATGTTCACTGTGATTACAGTGCCACTCTGCCACCGTGTTCACTGTGATTGCAGTGCCACTCTGCAGCCTTGCACATTCAGACATCTTGCAGTTCCAAAGTTTCCCGGCTTGGTTCTGGCACAGCTCTGATAAGAAGGTGGAAATGGGCTGAAAATAAATCCAGCAAACACTTGCCTTATTGACTAACACGCTACCTGTTGCActacatttaggaacctggcagccggtttagtttgcttccagtaaatgactgttgttattttgacatttatttatgtttttattttgattgatAATTCCCTCATTATAAAAATAGAAATAGTCTTTAACAGGTGGCTATAAATGGCATTCTACAATGTAGCATTTACTGTATCAGGTAAGCATTTTAATATTtagtaacatttgttgtataataatttgtgaattagtaattttgaatgtgacttttttctgctttaataaatattatgtttaatcgtgaaatatcttgaaatacctatgaaatgctgtaaaataagcattttttaactgtgaaaaaaatacaaattcagtgTGTCCATAGAAAGCACAAGGAGGAGTAGGAATTGAGCCCCTGGGTTAGTGGGAAGGTTGATTTGGTGAACAGCATTAAATAGCAATGACTTTTCACAGTGCATTAGAAGTGCTGCACTGGCAGGGGTAATAGGCTGCTGTGCAGCATACTGACGTCCAGTTGTTTTGCAGGAGCGAGGGTGCTCTCCACAGACATGCCCGAGGTCCTGGGAAACCTGCGGTACAACCTCACCCGGAACACCAGAGGCAGGTGCAGGCATGAGCCGGTGGTGAAGGAGCTCACCTGGGGGGTGGATCTGGAGGAGAAGTTCCCCCGATCTTCCACTCACTTCCACTACATCATGGCTGCGGATGTGGTGTACAGCCATCCATTCCTGGAGGAACTTCTTGCTACCTTTGATCACTTGTGCGAAGACAACACTGTCATTTTCTGGACCATGAGGTTCCGGTTTGATAAGGAGAACAAATTCGTGGACAGATTCCAGACTCTTTTTGACCTGGAGTTAATTTATGATCTCCCCAGTATGAAAATCAAGCTATACAAGGCAATGAGAAGAAAGGTGGGAACTGAAACACAGAGTAGAATGAACTAGTACTGTACATCTACATCACAGTTAGAATCAATGTGGTGTACAACATTAAATAATTCTGTCACCTACGTAGGATTCATGTTCTGCttacagttgttttgtttttgtatgaaacatatttttttcccccaacaatGATTGCAGTGGTACCGAGATGATCTTATTATTCATGCCTCCATCTGTGTGCTTCCAGAAGGTTGACGTTCCCAGAGCACAAATACAAAGTGTGTGGGACAAGTCTTCCAAAgttagttttaaataactttagcataacagaggcagacgtgttaaagggactaggagctcttaaaataaacaaatcccctgtgcCGGATGAAATCCtcctaatagtactcaaagaaatgaaagaagttatttacaaaccactaaccaagatcatgcaacagtctcttgacacaggggttgtaccgacagactggaaaattgcaaacgtaataccaatccacaaaaagggagacaaaaccgaaccaggtaactacagaccaagcCTAActatgtaaacttatgaaaactataataagatccaaaatggaaaattgcctatatggtaacagtatcttgggagacagttagcatggttttaggaaagggagatcgtgtctaactaacctgcttgatgtttttgaggatgcaacgtcgacaatagataattgcaaagcatatgatttccacaaagcttttgacaaagtcttgcataaaagattaattctcaaactgaatgcagtagggattcaaggaaatgcatgcacatggattagggagtggttaatatgtagaaaacaaagtactgattagaggagaaacctctaaatggagcgaggtaaccagtggagtaccacaaggatcagtattaggtcctctactattcctaatctacattaatgacttagattctggtatattaagcaaacatgttaaatttgcagacaacacaaaaataggaggagtggcattcaaaatgatctagacagcaatcagaactgggcagacacatggcaaatgacatttaatagagaaaagtgtaaggtactgcatgcaggcaataaaatgtgcattataaatatcatatgggagatactgaaattgaagaaggaatctatgaaaaagacctaggagtttatgttgactcagaaatgtcttcatctagacaatgtggggaagctataaaaaaggccaacaagatgctctgatatatagtgttgaatttaaatcaagggaagtaatgttaaaactttacaatgcattagtaagacctcatctagaatattgtgttcagttctggtcacctcgtcaaaaaaaggatattgctgctctaagaagagtgcaaagaagagtgaccaaaaTTATTccggggtttaaaaggcatgtcgtatgcagacaggctcaaagaattgaatctattcagtcttgaacaaagaagactacgcaacgatctgattcaagcattcagaatcctaaaaggtatagacaatgtcgacccaggggactttttcaacctgaaaaaagaaacaaggaccaggggtcacaaatggagatcagatgaaggggcattcagaacagaaaagtgCCTcttcagaaaataagaggcactttttacacagagaattgtgagggtctggaaccaactccccagtaatgttgttgaagccgacaccctgggatccttcaagaagctcttTGACATACGgtccctatatggtcaggacagtcccaatttcctagcaaatgccccacgtcccgatgcataggaagaaagtccagatatttacccatagaaaaaaaaaattctttacagtagagttagtgaaaaccacacactgtgctcttcgtgcagctgacacatctgctgatcactaacttatacaaaggtaagaaggcttcattatgtctatttttactgtcatgatggtcgtgtcatgtagagttggggggatacgtttattatatgataatgagtgttttttgtgtatgactcctcccatgtgtatgaagCTCAGGTATTGTTGAGGTAAAaagacacttcctacaggaggacaggaaGCCGTCAAGGAGGAGATGTCATtacgtgtcctgagggcttttttaataacattgttttattgttcgtaagcgtacgttgttattgcctttcaGCTATTGAGCataataatacagttttaaatgacagtaagtgcatttgcatggtggcagatgttgACACAGGAGTgctgtgcttctcgattgctctggttgtgtgctgatattcctgatcctccaccccCTCTGTGCTTCTAGATTACTCTGATTGTGTGCTGGTATTCCTGAGCCTCCACCCCCTCActgtgcttctcgattgctctGGTTGTGTGCTGATATTCCTGAGCCTCCACCCCAtcgctgtgcttctcgattgctctgattgtgtgctGATATTCTTGATCCTCCACCCCATCGCTGTGCTTCTCGATTACTctgattgtgtgcgtgtgttcctgatcctccaccccctcgctgtgcttctcgatTACTCTGATTGTGTGCTGGTATTCCTGAGCCTCCACCCCAtcgctgtgcttctcgattgctctggttgtgtgctgatattcctgatcctccaccccctcgctgtgcttctagattactctgattgtgtgctgatattcctgatcctccaTCCCCACGGTGTGCTTCTTGATTGCTctggttgtgtgcgtgtgttcctgatcctccaccccctcgctgtgcttctagATTACTCTGATTGTGTGCTGGTATTCCTGAGCCTCCACCCCATCGCTGTGCTTCTCGATTACTCTGATTGTGTGCTGGTATTCCTGAGCCTCCACCCCAtcgctgtgcttctcgattgctctggctgtgtgcttatattcctgatcctccaccccatcgctgtgcttctcgattgctctgattgtgtgctgatattcctgatcctccatcccctcgctgtgcttctagattgctctggttgtgtgtgtgtgttcctggtCCTCCACCCCCTCActgtgcttctcgattgctctggctgtgtgcttatattcctgatcctccaccccatcgctgtgcttctcgattactctgattgtgtgctgatattcctgatcctccatcccctcgctgtgcttctagattgctctggttgtgtgtgtgtgttcctggtCCTCCACCCCCTCActgtgcttctcgattgctctggttgtgtgctgatattcctgatcctccaccccctcgctgtgcttctcgatTACTCTGATTGTGTGCTGGTATTCCTGAGCCTCCACCCCAtcgctgtgcttctcgattgctctggttgtgtgctgatattcctgatcctccaccccCTCTGTGCTTCTAGATTACTCTGATTGTGTGCTGGTATTCCTGAGCCTCCACCCCCTCActgtgcttctcgattgctctggttgtgtgctgatattcctgatcctccaccccatcgctgtgcttctcgattactctgattgtgtgcgtgtgttcctgatcctccaccccctcgctgtgcttctcgatTACTCTGATTGTGTGCTGGTATTCCTGAGCCTCCACCCCATCGCTGTGCTTCTCGATTACTCTGATTGTGTGCTGGTATTCCTGAGCCTCCACCCCAtcgctgtgcttctcgattgctctggttgtgtgctgatattcctgatcctccaccccCTCTGTGCTTCTAGATTACTCTGATTGTGTGCTTatattcctgatcctccaccccctcgctgtgcttcttGATTACTctgattgtgtgcgtgtgttcctgatcctccaccccatcgctgtgcttctcgattgctctggctgtgtgcttatattcctgatcctccaccccatcgctgtgcttctcgattgctctgattgtgtgcgtgtgttcctgAGCCTCCACCCCCTCACTGTGCTTCTCGATTACTCTGGTTGTGTGCTTATATTCCTGAGCCTCCACCCCCTCACTGTGCTTCTCGATTACTCTGGTTGTGTGCTTatattcctgatcctccaccccatcgctgtgcttctcgattgctctgattgtgtgctgatattgctgatcctccaccccctcgctgtgcttctcgattactctgattgtgtgctgatattcctgattctccaccccctcgctgtgcttctagattgctctgattgtgtgctgatattcctgatcctccaccccctcgctgtgcttctcgattgctctggctgtgtgctgatattcctaatcctccaccccctcgctgtgcttctcgattgctctGGTTGTGTGCTGATATCCCTGATCctccaccccctcgctgtgcttctcgattgctctgattgtgtgtgtgttcctgatcctccaccccctcgctgtgcttctcgattgctctgattgtgtgtgtgttcctgatcCTCCatcccctcgctgtgcttctcgattactctgattgtgtgctgatattcctgatcctccaccccctcgctgtgcttctagATTACTCTGGCTGTGTGCtgatattcctgatcctccacccccttgctgtgcttctcgattgctctgattgtgtgctgatattcctgatcctccaccccCTTGCTGTGCTTCTCGATTTactctgattgtgtgtgtgttcctgatcctccaccccctcgctgtgcttctcgatTACTCTGGTAGTGTGCTGATATTCCTGATCTtccaccccctcgctgtgcttctcgattgctctGGTAGTGTGCTTatattcctgatcctccaccccctcgctgtgcttctagactgctctgattgtgtgctgatattcctgatcctccaccccctcgctgtgcttctagattgctctgattgtgtgcgtgtgttcctgatcctccaccccctcgctgtgcttctcgattgctGATTGTGTGCTTatattcctgatcctccaccccatcgctgtgcttctcgattgctGATTGTGTGCTTatattcctgatcctccaccccatcgctgtgcttctcgattgctctgattgtgtgcgtgtgttcctgatcctccaccccctcactgtgcttctcgattgctctGGCTGTGTGCTTATATTCCTGAGCCTCCACCCCAtcgctgtgcttctcgattg
Encoded proteins:
- the mettl21e gene encoding methyltransferase like 21e isoform X1 produces the protein MDLSLSDLGDGLSSESQSEEETCQDKELVAAIMKRRAPPPLITTAVWERYYFADCEIKIKESTEFYGAVVWPSALVLCHFLETNQDKYNLADKNLIEIGAGTGLVSIVTSILGARVLSTDMPEVLGNLRYNLTRNTRGRCRHEPVVKELTWGVDLEEKFPRSSTHFHYIMAADVVYSHPFLEELLATFDHLCEDNTVIFWTMRFRFDKENKFVDRFQTLFDLELIYDLPSMKIKLYKAMRRKVGTETQSRMN
- the mettl21e gene encoding methyltransferase like 21e isoform X2, translating into MKRRAPPPLITTAVWERYYFADCEIKIKESTEFYGAVVWPSALVLCHFLETNQDKYNLADKNLIEIGAGTGLVSIVTSILGARVLSTDMPEVLGNLRYNLTRNTRGRCRHEPVVKELTWGVDLEEKFPRSSTHFHYIMAADVVYSHPFLEELLATFDHLCEDNTVIFWTMRFRFDKENKFVDRFQTLFDLELIYDLPSMKIKLYKAMRRKVGTETQSRMN